One part of the Sphingopyxis sp. TUF1 genome encodes these proteins:
- a CDS encoding amino acid permease, whose product MSDSLMRRKSIVQHQPDGHGLARTLGWPHLIALGVGAIVGTGILTLIGVGADKAGPAVILSFAVAGLICACAALAYAEMATMIPASGSAYTYSYVVIGEIIAWVVGWSLILEYSLVVSAVAVGWSGYAAPLLEAWAGVPMALMQGPELGGIVNLPAIAIIAVVAGLLLVGTRESATLNAFLVLVKVLALVIFVAVALPAFNAANLEPFSPYGFAKHMGPDGVERGVMAAAAIIFFAFYGFDAIATAAEETRNPDRDLKIGIIGSMFACVAIYITVAVAAVGAIAYTRFANSPEPLALILRELGSPLAAQYLAVSAVIALPTVILAFFYGQSRIFFTMARDGLLPASLAKLSSRGTPVRITIFTAIVVAILAGFIPLGELAALANAGTLAAFTAVSICMLIMRRRAPDATRTFRTPLPWVIGGIAVLGCIYLFFSLPMKTQFWFLIWNIAGIAIYFLYARRHAVAD is encoded by the coding sequence CATTGGGCTGGCCGCATCTGATTGCGCTCGGCGTCGGCGCGATCGTCGGCACGGGGATTCTGACGTTGATCGGCGTCGGCGCCGACAAGGCCGGACCGGCGGTGATCCTCTCCTTTGCCGTCGCCGGGCTGATCTGCGCCTGCGCGGCGCTCGCCTATGCCGAAATGGCGACGATGATCCCTGCGTCGGGCAGCGCCTACACCTACAGCTATGTCGTGATCGGCGAGATCATCGCGTGGGTCGTCGGGTGGAGCCTGATCCTGGAATATTCGTTGGTGGTCAGCGCGGTCGCGGTCGGCTGGTCGGGTTATGCCGCGCCACTGCTCGAGGCTTGGGCGGGCGTGCCGATGGCGCTCATGCAGGGGCCGGAACTGGGTGGGATAGTCAACCTGCCGGCGATCGCGATCATTGCGGTCGTTGCCGGACTTTTGCTGGTCGGCACGCGCGAAAGTGCGACGCTCAACGCATTTCTGGTGCTGGTGAAAGTGCTGGCGCTGGTGATCTTTGTCGCGGTCGCGCTTCCCGCCTTCAACGCCGCCAATCTGGAACCCTTCAGCCCCTATGGCTTTGCCAAGCATATGGGCCCTGACGGCGTTGAACGCGGGGTGATGGCTGCCGCAGCGATCATCTTCTTTGCATTTTACGGATTCGACGCGATCGCGACCGCGGCGGAAGAGACGCGCAACCCCGACCGCGACCTGAAGATCGGCATTATCGGGTCGATGTTCGCCTGCGTCGCTATCTATATCACTGTTGCCGTCGCTGCGGTGGGCGCAATCGCTTACACGCGCTTCGCCAACAGCCCCGAACCGCTCGCGCTGATCCTGCGCGAACTTGGCAGCCCGCTCGCGGCGCAATATCTCGCCGTTTCGGCGGTCATCGCGTTGCCGACGGTCATCCTTGCCTTCTTCTATGGACAAAGCCGCATCTTCTTCACGATGGCGCGCGACGGGCTGCTCCCCGCGAGCCTCGCCAAGCTGTCATCGCGCGGGACGCCCGTGCGCATCACCATCTTTACGGCGATCGTCGTCGCGATTCTTGCGGGCTTCATACCGCTGGGCGAGCTTGCTGCGCTCGCCAATGCGGGGACGCTCGCCGCCTTTACCGCTGTGTCGATTTGCATGCTCATCATGCGCCGCCGGGCGCCCGACGCGACGCGCACTTTCCGCACGCCCTTGCCGTGGGTGATCGGCGGGATCGCAGTACTCGGCTGTATCTATCTCTTCTTCAGCCTGCCGATGAAGACGCAATTCTGGTTCCTGATCTGGAACATTGCCGGCATCGCAATCTATTTCCTCTATGCGCGCCGCCATGCGGTGGCGGACTGA